From the Rhinatrema bivittatum chromosome 3, aRhiBiv1.1, whole genome shotgun sequence genome, one window contains:
- the LOC115087494 gene encoding sulfite oxidase-like — protein MLLRHLSPVLSVLQIPTRLVACASASSPQLCMTWATFRLYGTDAGRSSSTTTSHQWRFTTTGALLGLGAVLLYGNRERKLAQESQDATSGSRTVPVPPSDLKASTSSSYPIYTREEVRRHVTSMDGIWVTLGKEVFDITEFVDMHPGGNRILLAAGGSLEPFWAMYAVHNQKHVLDILSAYKIGELSPEEEDVAPADHSDPYAQDPPRHPALKVNSLKPFNAEPPAEMLTEAFLTPNDFFFKRNHLPVPRLDPASYQLEVGGRPGRPSLFLSLQDLKTRFPRHEVTATLQCAGNRRSEMNAVKPVKGLDWGIAALGNAKWAGARLRDVLLAAGYSEGEAGALHVQFEGLDRDLAGTGYGASIPYHVAMSSEHEVLLAYEMNGEALPVDHGFPVRVIVPGVVGARNVKWLGRVLVSKEESQSHWQQNDYKGFSPSVDWDSVDFTSSPAIQELPVQSAITYPQPNAVIAEEDGKITVRGYAWSGGGREVVRVDVSLDGGNTWHVAQLAGEKQAPGRAWAWKLWTLTAPPPTGRTELEIICKAVDSSYNVQPNTVAPIWNLRGVLSNAWHRVCVRVRRD, from the exons ATGCTCCTCCGACATTTGTCCCCTGTACTGAGCGTCCTGCAGATACCAACCAG GCTTGTAGCATGTGCATCTGCGAGCAGCCCTCAACTATGTATGACATGGGCCACATTTCGCCTGTATGGCACAGATGCCggaagaagcagcagcaccaccaccagtCACCAATGGAGATTTACCACAACAGGTGCCCTGCTGGGACTGGGCGCTGTCCTGCTGTATGGAAATCGGGAGAGAAAG ctcgCACAAGAGAGTCAGGACGCGACGTCTGGATCTCGCACAGTTCCCGTGCCACCGAGTGACTTGAAAGCAtccacttcctcctcctaccCCATCTACACACGGGAGGAGGTACGGCGCCACGTGACTTCGATGGATGGCATTTGGGTCACTCTAGGGAAGGAAGTGTTTGATATTACGGAATTTGTAGACATGCATCCTGGAGGGAACCGCATCCTGCTGGCTGCGGGGGGCTCACTGGAGCCGTTCTGGGCCATGTATGCTGTCCACAACCAGAAGCATGTCCTAGACATCTTGAGTGCCTACAAAATCGGGGAGCTGAGCcctgaggaggaggatgtggcGCCCGCAGATCACTCGGATCCGTATGCCCAGGATCCCCCACGGCACCCTGCTCTGAAGGTGAACAGCCTCAAGCCCTTCAATGCAGAGCCTCCAGCCGAGATGCTGACAGAGGCCTTCCTCACCCCCAACGATTTTTTCTTCAAGCGCAACCACCTTCCAGTGCCCCGTCTCGACCCTGCTTCCTACCAGCTAGAGGTGGGGGGTCGGCCAGGGCGCCCCTCGTTGTTCCTATCCCTGCAGGACCTAAAAACGCGCTTCCCACGGCATGAGGTGACGGCGACGCTGCAGTGTGCAGGCAACCGCCGCTCTGAGATGAATGCCGTGAAACCCGTCAAGGGCCTGGACTGgggcattgcagcccttggcaATGCCAAGTGGGCCGGGGCACGACTGCGTGATGTCCTGCTGGCCGCTGGCTACAGTGAAGGGGAAGCGGGCGCCTTACATGTGCAGTTTGAAGGGCTGGACCGGGACTTGGCGGGGACAGGCTATGGAGCCTCCATCCCTTACCATGTGGCCATGAGCTCTGAGCATGAGGTGCTGCTTGCGTACGAGATGAATGGAGAGGCGCTGCCTGTGGACCATGGCTTTCCAGTCCGTGTGATTGTACCCGGTGTGGTGGGGGCAAGGAATGTGAAGTGGCTTGGTCGCGTACTGGTCAGCAAGGAAGAGAGCCAGAGCCACTGGCAGCAGAATGACTACAAGGGCTTCTCGCCCTCTGTGGACTGGGACAGTGTGGACTTCACATCTTCACCTGCCATCCAAGAGCTTCCTGTGCAATCTGCCATTACTTATCCCCAGCCGAATGCTGTGATAGCAGAGGAGGATGGCAAGATCACAGTAAGGGGCTATGCCTGGAGTGGTGGTGGCAGGGAGGTGGTGCGTGTGGACGTCTCTCTGGATGGTGGCAACACATGGCATGTAGCTCAGTTGGCAGGAGAGAAGCAGGCTCCAGGTCGGGCCTGGGCCTGGAAGCTGTGGACGCTGACAGCCCCGCCGCCCACAGGGAGGACTGAGCTGGAGATCATTTGCAAGGCTGTGGACAGCAGCTACAATGTCCAGCCTAATACCGTGGCACCCATCTGGAACCTGCGTGGTGTGCTGAGCAATGCGTGGCATCGTGTTTGTGTTCGGGTGAGGAGAGACTGA